In a single window of the Solea senegalensis isolate Sse05_10M linkage group LG1, IFAPA_SoseM_1, whole genome shotgun sequence genome:
- the LOC122776576 gene encoding coiled-coil domain-containing protein 106-like, whose translation MSSVWHQEPSGYSPCVEIDSSSVRTKDRLASPSWLKQEQDDLRIIKWENFQSGASADLVQDNTPSSAMSASSHVDGLPPRVLLTITKLQCMLESKQERIVALERQVDDLMQDRRFLRSQIENLTSTRSMPTFASPSQVTEAPKPSKVQHSENKSRKRERVSSSSSDSSDSGSEASESSEVSAASGEHKRRKHHKDKKRSKKGKDYSRKRATGVQYVIHRYKQVLSAFIKKKSMSEAFRHLGIDRNTIANTASIAELHLAAKDMVPLVGVFRQGEETLVSYAQRCTLAIDSDADLSRRIDHMKANGELLPISGKRQRLSHCHMQPLGGAAESILIG comes from the exons ATGTCGTCAGTGTGGCACCAGGAGCCGTCGGGTTACTCGCCCTGCGTGGAGATCGACTCCAGCTCGGTGAGGACCAAGGACAGACTGGCGTCTCCGTCCTGGCTGAAGCAGGAGCAGGACGACCTCCGCATCATCAAGTGGGAGAACTTCCAGTCGGGAGCCTCGGCCGATTTGGTTCAGGACAACACGCCGAGCAGCGCCATGTCGG CGTCCTCACACGTGGACGGCCTGCCCCCTAGAGTCCTGCTGACCATCACCAAGCTGCAGTGCATGCTGGAGAGCAAACAGGAGCGCATCGTCGCGCTGGAGAGACAGGTGGACGACCTGATGCAGGACCGCCGGTTCCTGAGGAGCCAGATCGAGAACCTCACCAGCACTCGCTCCATGCCGACGTTTGCGTCCCCCAGTCAGGTGACCGAag CTCCTAAACCCAGCAAAGTGCAACACTCGGAAAACAAGTCTCGGAAGAGAGAGCGGGTTTCGTCCAGTTCTTCTGACAGCAGCGACAGCGGCTCTGAAGCGTCCGAGTCGTCCGAGGTCTCAGCGGCGTCGGGTGAACACAAGCGGAGGAAGCACCATAAAGACAAGAAGAGGTCAAAGAAAGGGAAGGACTACAGCAGGAAGAGAG CCACCGGCGTCCAGTACGTCATCCACCGCTACAAACAGGTCCTGTCGGCGTTCATCAAGAAGAAGAGCATGAGCGAGGCGTTCCGTCACCTCGGCATCGACCGCAACACCATCGCCAACACGGCGTCGATCGCCGAGCTGCACCTGGCGGCGAAGGACATGGTCCCCCTGGTGGGCGTGTTCCGCCAAGGAGAAGAGACTCTGGTCAGCTACGCGCAGAGATGCACGCTGGCGATCGACAGCGACGCCGACCTCTCCCGAAGGATAGACCACATGAAGGCCAACGGTGAACTCCTACCCATCTCAGGGAAACGGCAGCGTCTGTCGCACTGTCACATGCAGCCACTGGGGGGCGCTGCAGAGAGCATTTTGATAGGTTGA
- the anxa13 gene encoding annexin A13 has translation MGNCQPTVYPYEDFDVVADIKAIRKACKGFGTDEQAIIDILANRSSDQRQDIKQAYFDKYDDELVDVLKKELSGSFEKAILAMLDPPVIYAVKELRKAMKGAGTDEDVLVEILCTSTNADIAMFKECYFQVHERDLEADIEGDTSGDVRNLLMALLEGNRDESYEVDEELAEQDANCLFEAGEGRFGTDESTFSHVLASRNYLHLQVMFKMYEQISGTEILDTISAETSGTLKKCYKALVRVAKNPQLYFARRLHDAMKGAGTDEDTLIRIIVCRSEYDLETIKDMYLDKYDVSLKDALRDECSGDFKRLLLAICH, from the exons ATGGGAAACTGCCAA CCGACCGTCTATCCTTACGAGGACTTCGATGTGGTCGCCGACATCAAGGCCATCCGTAAAGCCTGCAAAGGCTTCG GGACGGATGAACAGGCCATCATCGACATCCTGGCCAATCGCAGCTCAGACCAGCGTCAGGACATTAAACAGGCTTATTTTGACAAGTATGACGat GAGCTTGTGGACGTGCTGAAGAAGGAGTTGTCGGGCAGTTTTGAGAAGGCCATCCTCGCCATGCTGGACCCGCCCGTCATCTACGCCGTGAAGGAGCTGAGGAAGGCCATGAAGGGAGCGGGCACAGACGAGGACGTGCTGGTGGAAATCCTCTGCACGTCCACCAACGCT GACATCGCCATGTTCAAGGAATGCTACTTTCAAG TGCATGAACGTGACCTGGAGGCCGACATCGAGGGAGACACGAGCGGGGACGTCAGAAACCTCCTCATGGCTCTGCTGGAG GGCAACAGAGACGAGAGCTACGAGGTGGACGAGGAACTGGCCGAACAGGACGCCAATTGCCTGTTTGAG GCCGGTGAAGGTCGTTTCGGGACAGACGAGTCCACCTTCAGCCACGTCCTGGCGTCCAGAAACTACCTGCACCTGCAGGTCATGTTCAAGATGTACGAGCAG ATCTCTGGAACTGAAATCCTGGACACCATTAGCGCCGAGACGTCTGGGACACTGAAGAAGTGCTACAAAGCTCTTG TGAGAGTCGCTAAGAACCCTCAGCTCTACTTCGCCCGGCGTCTACACGACGCCATGAAGGGGGCGGGTACCGACGAGGACACTCTCATACGCATCATTGTGTGTCGCTCTGAG TATGATTTGGAGACCATCAAAGACATGTATCTGGACAAGTACGACGTGTCTCTGAAGGACGCCCTGAGGGACGAGTGCAGCGGCGACTTCAAGCGCCTCCTGCTGGCGATCTGCCACTAA